One region of Marivirga arenosa genomic DNA includes:
- a CDS encoding (2Fe-2S) ferredoxin domain-containing protein encodes MKEAKKKQNLIFICTGKDCKKKDCEVLKSDLKKTIKDSSIKNTRLIKTKCMDYCKLGPNIAINNSIYHDCHSKDIPTLLEKLSE; translated from the coding sequence TTGAAAGAAGCAAAGAAAAAGCAAAATCTTATATTTATCTGCACAGGAAAAGATTGTAAAAAGAAAGACTGTGAAGTATTAAAATCCGATTTAAAAAAAACTATCAAGGACTCATCAATAAAAAACACTAGACTCATCAAGACTAAATGCATGGATTATTGCAAGCTTGGTCCAAACATAGCAATCAATAATTCTATATATCATGATTGTCATAGCAAAGACATCCCCACTTTATTAGAAAAACTTAGCGAATAA
- a CDS encoding response regulator transcription factor, translating into MLKILLADDHQLVRNGIKMFLESEKDFEVIAEAKTGSEAIQKNKELKPDLVLLDISMPDKNGLEAAPEILDAAHEPKVIMLSMYLDEQYINSCMEAGVNGYIHKGADQEELIDGVKKVMEGISFYSKDVRDVMVNNYITSLKKKKKQLAQPKISLTKRELEVVKLIMKGYTSNQIAEELFISNRTVDTHRANLMQKLDVKNSIELINKVTEENLLESD; encoded by the coding sequence ATGCTTAAAATATTACTTGCAGATGATCATCAATTAGTGCGTAATGGAATAAAAATGTTTTTAGAATCAGAAAAAGACTTTGAAGTGATCGCTGAGGCAAAAACGGGTTCTGAAGCCATTCAAAAAAACAAGGAGCTAAAACCAGATTTAGTATTATTAGATATCTCAATGCCTGATAAAAATGGCTTAGAAGCCGCACCGGAAATCCTAGATGCTGCTCATGAACCAAAAGTGATTATGCTCAGTATGTATCTGGATGAACAATATATCAATTCATGCATGGAGGCAGGTGTTAATGGATATATTCATAAAGGTGCTGATCAAGAAGAACTTATTGATGGGGTTAAAAAAGTAATGGAAGGCATTAGTTTTTACAGCAAGGATGTAAGAGATGTAATGGTCAATAATTATATCACCAGCCTCAAAAAGAAAAAGAAACAATTAGCTCAGCCTAAAATAAGCCTGACGAAAAGAGAATTAGAAGTTGTAAAACTCATTATGAAAGGATATACCAGTAACCAAATTGCTGAAGAATTATTCATTAGCAATAGAACAGTGGATACTCACCGAGCCAACTTAATGCAAAAGCTTGATGTTAAAAATTCAATTGAATTGATTAATAAGGTGACTGAAGAAAATCTTCTTGAATCAGATTAG